In Arachis hypogaea cultivar Tifrunner chromosome 17, arahy.Tifrunner.gnm2.J5K5, whole genome shotgun sequence, a single window of DNA contains:
- the LOC140180506 gene encoding uncharacterized protein has protein sequence MDSVEKFYLRDAGFMLKHGLITPYQSVRYHLKEYARRGPENEKELFNLRHASSRNVIERSFGVLKKIFAIITSGTEPHYNFETMTEIVLACCILQNFLMGVDPDPHLIAQVDRELQENNPEEDDVVRHEQDEDYRREAILRDEIAAQM, from the coding sequence ATGGATTCTGTAGAAAAATTTTACCTTAGGGATGCTGGATTTATGCTGAAGCATGGATTAATTACCCCATATCAAAGTGTAAGGTATCACTTAAAAGAGTATGCAAGACGTGGCCCAGAAAATGAAAAGGAATTATTTAATCTTCGTCATGCTTCATCAAGAAATGTTATCGAAAGGTCATTTGGagttttaaagaaaatatttgcAATAATCACAAGTGGCACTGAACCACATTATAACTTTGAGACTATGACTGAAATTGTGCTAGCTTGTTGCATATTACAGAACTTTTTAATGGGTGTAGATCCTGATCCACATCTCATAGCTCAAGTTGACCGAGAACTACAAGAAAATAATCCAGAAGAGGATGATGTAGTTCGACATGAACAAGATGAAGACTATAGGCGGGAGGCCATATTAAGGGATGAAATAGCTGCTCAAATGTAG
- the LOC140180507 gene encoding uncharacterized protein has translation MGPDAFLQLYEKLRITRQVRDTKHVTVEEQVARFLYIIAHNVKTRTVSFFYQRYGETVSRHFHAVLRAIILLEDEFLRQPSASIIFPAILHNHRFYPYFKDCIGAIDGIHFRVKVPIADQPKFRGRKDWPTQNVLAACDFDIKFTYVLTGWEGTASDSKILKNALSRDDNLKLP, from the exons ATGGGCCCTGATGCATTTCTTCAATTGTATGAGAAATTAAGAATAACACGTCAAGTGAGGGATACAAAACATGTTACAGTagaggagcaagttgctaggtTCTTGTATATAATAGCTCATAATGTGAAAACTAGAACCGTTTCTTTTTTCTACCAACGGTATGGAGAAACTGTTAGCCGCCACTTCCATGCTGTGTTACGGGCAATTATTTTACTAGAAGATGAATTTCTTCGACAACCATCTGCATCCATTATTTTTCCGGCGATCCTTCACAATCATAGATTTTATCCTTATTTTAAG GACTGTATTGGAGCTATAGATGGAATACATTTTCGTGTCAAAGTACCCATAGCGGATCAACCTAAATTTCGAGGAagaaaagactggccgacacagAATGTATTAGCTGCATGTGATTTTGATATAAAGTTCACTTATGTATTAACGGGTTGGGAAGGAACAGCATCTGACTCAAAAATTCTTAAGAATGCATTATCGAGGGATGATAATCTTAAACTTCCATGA